A window of the Deinococcus gobiensis I-0 genome harbors these coding sequences:
- a CDS encoding DUF58 domain-containing protein produces the protein MLVLGALLVWAAYRRPPGVTLERERPPSGFEGGRVPLTVRLRVRSALPARVVIEDPPPRTVVPDTAPTVALTVFGEAEAEVRASLTLNRRGVHVWPGATLHWADPLGLFWRRVTLPELPPPLEVYPGTHGLRLPELLRPLLSEGSLSRTLGLDDPLSLRGVREYVAGDAPGRVHWRLSAHSGTLMVREPERTASSSLCVYLDLSHGGEVFVESAVRLAASLLREAGDLGLPVSVASRAGATPAGRSPEHLRAALLALARLAPQVGEVPLIPPVRAGANLFVLTSRAGAALVAQAMRARAQASRVIIVALPEGFYLEPGESPRRQWVSAPDTVRDLERQAAALAGAGVLVYVLRGDQSVLRLG, from the coding sequence GTGCTCGTGCTGGGCGCGCTGCTCGTGTGGGCCGCCTATCGCCGCCCCCCCGGGGTGACGCTGGAGCGCGAGCGGCCCCCTTCCGGATTCGAGGGCGGCCGGGTGCCGCTCACGGTGCGGCTGCGGGTGCGCAGCGCCCTGCCGGCGCGCGTGGTGATCGAGGACCCCCCGCCGCGCACGGTGGTGCCCGACACCGCGCCCACCGTCGCCCTGACGGTGTTCGGTGAGGCCGAGGCCGAGGTGCGGGCCTCGCTGACCCTCAACCGGCGCGGGGTCCATGTCTGGCCCGGCGCGACGCTGCACTGGGCCGATCCGCTGGGGCTGTTCTGGCGGCGCGTGACCCTGCCGGAGCTGCCGCCGCCGCTGGAGGTGTATCCCGGCACCCACGGCCTGCGTCTGCCCGAGCTGCTGCGGCCCCTGCTCTCGGAGGGCAGCCTGTCGCGCACCTTGGGCCTCGACGATCCCCTGAGCCTGCGCGGGGTGCGCGAGTACGTCGCGGGCGACGCGCCGGGCCGGGTCCACTGGCGGCTCTCGGCACACTCGGGCACCCTGATGGTCCGCGAACCCGAGCGCACGGCGTCGAGCAGCCTGTGCGTGTACCTCGACCTCTCGCACGGGGGCGAGGTCTTCGTCGAGAGTGCCGTGCGCCTCGCCGCCAGCCTGCTGCGCGAGGCCGGAGACCTGGGCCTGCCGGTGTCGGTCGCCTCGCGCGCGGGCGCGACCCCCGCCGGGCGCTCGCCCGAGCATCTGCGCGCGGCCCTGCTCGCTCTAGCCCGCCTCGCGCCGCAGGTGGGCGAGGTGCCGCTCATCCCCCCGGTGCGCGCGGGGGCGAACCTGTTCGTGCTCACCAGCCGGGCGGGCGCGGCGCTGGTCGCGCAGGCCATGCGCGCCCGCGCCCAGGCGAGCCGGGTAATCATCGTGGCGCTGCCCGAGGGCTTTTATCTCGAACCCGGCGAGTCGCCGCGCCGCCAGTGGGTCAGTGCGCCCGACACCGTGCGCGACCTCGAGCGCCAGGCCGCCGCCCTGGCCGGGGCGGGCGTACTGGTGTACGTGCTGCGCGGCGACCAGAGTGTGCTGCGCCTGGGCTAG
- the mnmE gene encoding tRNA uridine-5-carboxymethylaminomethyl(34) synthesis GTPase MnmE: MTRSGLQDTIAAIATAPGSAGVGIVRVSGPAALEIADRAFRGRRAPSRTRGGRFLFGQLVAEGGELLDEGLCLVFRAPRSYTGEDVAELQTHGSPAVLARVLARVLELGARPARPGEFTLRAYLSGRLDLAQAEAVLNLVNAGSEAARRQGALGLSGELGARIAGVAADVTRTLAAIQAMLDYPEEGVPDEDRAEPLARARAGLKTLLDTARAGQAATRGARLALIGRPNAGKSSLLNALLGYERSIVTPIPGTTRDYLEAGVELAGVPVTLVDTAGLRETADPVEAAGVRQAAALAQQADLVLVLEDGHAPREALPGEVPQGARVIRLRTKADLGAAWEDPEALAVSAVTGAGLPELREAVRAALIGDAARGEAWLTTERQADAARRALTHLELATGLPDDLAGYELEAALHALAELSGRDVQEDVVDAVFRNFCVGK, encoded by the coding sequence GTGACCCGTTCCGGCCTGCAAGACACCATCGCCGCCATCGCCACCGCGCCGGGCAGCGCCGGGGTAGGCATCGTACGCGTCAGCGGCCCGGCGGCGCTGGAGATCGCCGACCGGGCCTTCCGGGGACGGCGGGCCCCCAGCCGCACGCGGGGCGGGCGCTTCCTGTTCGGGCAACTGGTCGCGGAAGGCGGCGAACTGCTCGACGAGGGCCTGTGTCTCGTGTTCCGCGCGCCGCGCAGCTACACCGGCGAGGACGTGGCCGAGTTGCAGACGCACGGCAGCCCGGCGGTGCTGGCACGGGTGCTGGCGCGGGTGCTGGAACTCGGCGCACGCCCGGCCCGGCCCGGCGAATTCACGCTGCGCGCCTACCTCTCGGGGAGGCTGGACCTCGCGCAGGCCGAGGCGGTCCTCAATCTGGTCAATGCCGGCAGCGAGGCGGCGCGCCGGCAGGGGGCCCTGGGCCTCTCGGGGGAGCTGGGCGCGCGCATCGCGGGCGTAGCGGCCGACGTCACCCGCACGCTGGCGGCCATCCAGGCCATGCTGGACTACCCCGAGGAAGGCGTGCCGGACGAAGACCGCGCCGAGCCGCTGGCCCGCGCCCGGGCCGGACTGAAAACGCTGCTGGACACCGCCCGTGCCGGGCAGGCGGCCACGCGCGGCGCGCGCCTGGCCCTGATCGGGCGGCCCAACGCGGGCAAGAGCAGCCTGCTCAATGCCCTGCTGGGGTACGAGCGCAGCATCGTCACGCCGATTCCGGGCACCACCCGCGACTACCTGGAGGCCGGCGTGGAACTCGCCGGGGTGCCGGTCACCCTGGTGGACACGGCGGGCCTGCGCGAGACGGCCGACCCGGTCGAGGCGGCCGGGGTCCGTCAGGCGGCGGCCCTGGCGCAGCAGGCCGATCTCGTGCTGGTCCTCGAAGACGGGCACGCCCCGCGTGAGGCGCTGCCCGGGGAGGTCCCGCAGGGCGCGCGCGTCATCCGCCTGCGCACCAAGGCCGACCTCGGGGCCGCCTGGGAAGACCCGGAGGCGCTGGCCGTGAGCGCCGTGACGGGCGCGGGCCTGCCCGAACTCCGTGAGGCCGTGCGCGCCGCCCTGATCGGGGACGCGGCGCGCGGCGAGGCGTGGCTGACCACCGAGCGGCAGGCCGACGCGGCCCGGCGCGCCCTGACCCACCTGGAGCTGGCGACAGGACTGCCCGACGACCTCGCGGGCTACGAGCTGGAAGCCGCCCTGCACGCCCTGGCCGAGCTGAGCGGCCGCGACGTGCAGGAGGACGTGGTGGACGCGGTTTTCAGGAACTTCTGCGTGGGCAAATAG
- a CDS encoding ABC transporter permease yields MLTLILLELRKLLTSRSARLGLAVSFLLPLLWAAAPRMNMLLGDLALVSGWQLPAVSIGVAVQFMLPLFIALTVSEMIGSEVSQGTLAPLLLRPVGRTQVIASKLVVALLLPFLLIAVTVLGSLLAGIPRGFGAFTGGTGMGPGLFVGVGQLGSGAALLETLRGSFLAALMLMPIAALSLLFGVLFLNTAASTLATLAALNIMRLLVVFPESVQRILLTSHFALYAEQGSVAGSVALLLIYTAGFGFMAIFAFDRRDV; encoded by the coding sequence ATGCTGACCCTGATCCTGCTCGAACTGCGCAAACTGCTCACGTCGCGCAGCGCCCGGCTCGGCCTGGCCGTGAGCTTCCTGCTGCCCCTGCTGTGGGCGGCTGCCCCGCGCATGAACATGCTGCTGGGCGACCTCGCACTCGTCAGCGGCTGGCAGCTGCCGGCCGTGAGCATCGGGGTGGCGGTGCAGTTCATGCTGCCGCTGTTCATTGCCCTGACCGTCTCCGAGATGATCGGCAGCGAGGTCAGCCAGGGCACGCTCGCGCCGCTGCTGCTGCGTCCGGTGGGCCGCACGCAGGTCATCGCCAGCAAGCTGGTCGTGGCGCTGCTGCTGCCCTTCCTGCTCATCGCCGTGACGGTCCTGGGGTCGCTGCTCGCGGGCATTCCGCGCGGCTTCGGGGCCTTCACGGGCGGCACGGGCATGGGGCCGGGGCTGTTCGTGGGCGTGGGGCAGCTCGGCAGCGGCGCGGCCCTCCTGGAGACGCTGCGCGGCAGCTTCCTGGCGGCGCTGATGCTCATGCCCATCGCGGCCCTCTCGCTGCTGTTCGGGGTGCTGTTCCTGAATACCGCCGCCTCGACCCTCGCCACCCTGGCCGCCCTGAACATCATGCGCCTGCTGGTGGTCTTTCCCGAGTCGGTGCAGCGCATCCTGCTCACCAGCCACTTCGCGCTGTACGCCGAACAGGGCAGCGTGGCCGGCTCGGTGGCCCTGCTGCTCATCTATACGGCGGGGTTCGGGTTCATGGCGATCTTCGCCTTCGACCGGCGCGACGTCTAG
- a CDS encoding ABC transporter ATP-binding protein — protein sequence MKKSAAPALPAVEARGLSKSYGPNAVLEEINLTVKPGEVYALTGPNGAGKTTLIRAMTGLAFPTAGEVRLLGLNVHTDGARARALLGAVVEAPAKFYPQLTGNQNLHLHASLAAMAPGRERVDRARLREVLALLELTRMADRPVSEYSLGQRQRLGVASAILDHPKVLILDEPTSGLDPLGIGLIHRIVTGLASEGCAVILSTHHLREIATYAHRVGILSGGRLVDTVDLQARHTAFRFRVERPAMAASALESLPYVRRVSVRQPYAVAHLSSEGQVPDVLDHLARAGIRVFEASPDHFDLYEYYRERVAQA from the coding sequence GTGAAGAAGTCAGCCGCTCCTGCCCTGCCGGCCGTCGAGGCGCGGGGGCTGTCGAAATCCTACGGCCCGAACGCGGTCCTCGAAGAGATCAACCTGACGGTCAAGCCGGGCGAGGTCTACGCCCTGACCGGCCCCAACGGGGCGGGCAAGACCACCCTGATCCGCGCCATGACCGGCCTCGCCTTTCCGACGGCGGGCGAGGTGCGGCTGCTGGGCCTGAACGTACACACCGACGGTGCCCGCGCCCGCGCGCTGCTGGGCGCGGTGGTCGAGGCCCCGGCCAAGTTCTACCCGCAGCTGACCGGCAACCAGAACCTGCACCTGCACGCCAGCCTCGCGGCGATGGCTCCGGGGCGCGAACGGGTGGACCGGGCGCGGCTGCGCGAGGTGCTGGCCCTGCTGGAACTGACCCGCATGGCCGACCGCCCGGTGTCGGAGTATTCGCTGGGCCAGCGCCAGCGCCTCGGGGTGGCGAGCGCCATCCTGGACCACCCCAAGGTCCTGATCCTCGACGAGCCGACGAGCGGCCTCGATCCCCTGGGCATCGGCCTGATCCACCGCATCGTGACCGGGCTGGCCTCGGAGGGCTGCGCGGTGATCCTCAGCACGCACCACCTGCGCGAGATCGCCACCTACGCGCACCGCGTCGGAATTCTCAGCGGCGGGCGGCTGGTGGACACGGTGGACCTCCAGGCGCGGCACACCGCCTTCCGCTTCCGGGTGGAGCGCCCGGCGATGGCGGCTTCGGCCCTCGAATCCCTGCCCTACGTGCGGCGGGTCAGCGTACGTCAGCCCTACGCGGTGGCGCACCTGAGCAGCGAGGGACAGGTGCCCGACGTGCTCGACCACCTCGCGCGCGCAGGCATCCGGGTGTTCGAGGCCTCGCCCGACCACTTCGACCTGTACGAGTACTACCGCGAACGGGTGGCCCAGGCATGA
- a CDS encoding superoxide dismutase family protein, which produces MTHPGTRTFRAALIATLGALTLGSALAGGGGLPLPPGTQASALLRDPQGLVRGTVSFREVPGGLEVTVSARGLTPGMHGMHVHTNPVCAPGPDATTGEVVAFGAAGGHFDPYNTGNHATPTTPNTEAHAGDLPMVTASTGGAVQATFVTRKLTLRGLTGALNRSVVLHAMHDDYASDPAGKSGSREQCGVITPAG; this is translated from the coding sequence ATGACACACCCCGGAACCCGGACCTTCCGCGCCGCGCTGATCGCCACCCTCGGGGCGCTCACCCTCGGCAGCGCCCTGGCGGGGGGCGGCGGTCTGCCCCTGCCCCCCGGCACGCAGGCCTCGGCCCTGCTGCGCGACCCTCAGGGCCTCGTGCGCGGCACCGTCAGCTTCCGCGAGGTGCCGGGCGGGCTGGAGGTCACGGTCTCGGCACGCGGCCTCACGCCGGGAATGCACGGCATGCACGTCCACACCAACCCGGTGTGCGCCCCCGGCCCCGACGCCACGACCGGCGAGGTCGTGGCCTTCGGGGCGGCGGGCGGGCACTTCGACCCCTACAACACCGGCAACCACGCCACGCCCACCACCCCCAACACCGAGGCCCACGCGGGCGACCTGCCGATGGTGACGGCCAGTACCGGCGGCGCGGTGCAGGCGACGTTCGTGACGCGCAAGCTCACCTTGCGGGGCCTGACGGGCGCCCTGAACCGCAGCGTGGTGCTGCACGCCATGCACGACGACTATGCCAGCGACCCGGCGGGCAAGAGCGGCTCGCGCGAGCAGTGCGGCGTGATCACTCCTGCGGGCTGA
- a CDS encoding 1,4-dihydroxy-6-naphthoate synthase yields the protein MTAASPTPAQPETLELGYSFCPNDTFIFHALHAGLVPSPLPVREVLEDVQTLNDWATSSRLPITKISYRAYFSVMDRYVALRAGGALGRGVGPLIVTRGEVGDLNGKVVASPGALTTAELLLRMVYPDAQVRRMRYDEVMPATARGEVDAGLIIHESRFTYPQYGLSRHLDLGAWWEGDTGLPLPLGAILVRRDLPAQVQLDLNAAVRASLDYAYAHPQASAAYIREHALEMEDAVMQAHIDLYVNAMSRDVGDEGERAVRELQRRAVAVGAAPASDLPLFVGEALVSGT from the coding sequence ATGACCGCCGCCTCCCCGACGCCCGCCCAGCCCGAGACGCTGGAGCTGGGCTACTCGTTTTGCCCGAACGACACCTTCATCTTCCATGCGCTGCACGCGGGGCTGGTGCCCTCGCCACTGCCGGTGCGCGAGGTGCTCGAAGACGTGCAGACCCTCAACGACTGGGCCACGTCCAGCCGCCTGCCCATCACCAAGATCAGCTACCGGGCCTACTTCAGCGTCATGGACCGCTACGTCGCCCTCCGGGCAGGTGGGGCGCTGGGGCGCGGCGTGGGCCCCCTCATCGTGACGCGCGGCGAGGTGGGCGACCTGAACGGCAAGGTGGTCGCCTCGCCGGGCGCGCTGACCACCGCCGAGCTGCTGCTGCGGATGGTCTACCCGGACGCGCAGGTAAGGCGTATGCGCTACGACGAGGTCATGCCCGCGACCGCGCGCGGCGAGGTGGACGCCGGGCTGATCATCCACGAGTCGCGCTTCACGTACCCGCAGTACGGCCTGAGCAGGCACCTCGACCTCGGCGCGTGGTGGGAGGGCGACACCGGGCTGCCGCTGCCGCTGGGGGCCATCCTGGTGCGGCGCGACCTGCCCGCGCAGGTGCAGCTCGACCTGAACGCCGCCGTGCGCGCCAGCCTGGACTACGCCTACGCGCACCCGCAGGCTTCGGCCGCCTACATCCGCGAGCACGCGCTGGAGATGGAGGACGCGGTCATGCAGGCCCATATCGACCTGTACGTCAACGCCATGAGCCGCGACGTGGGCGACGAGGGCGAGCGGGCCGTGCGCGAGTTGCAGCGCCGCGCCGTGGCCGTGGGGGCCGCCCCTGCCAGCGACCTGCCCCTGTTCGTGGGCGAGGCGCTGGTCTCGGGGACTTGA
- a CDS encoding DUF6174 domain-containing protein gives MSRPALTAALLASLALSGTALLGHAQAGGGGGRAPEVCRADYVRPSFTRLEADLASARARWAAQHIRAYSYDFSQVAAPARFPAVRVTVRPGAAPVTAVLPGEEGEPAAQAGVTVEARFRQVAQALVSWRGQPCPEVRVTYDRATGVPQSFYGGSGLANIADGFGEWRMTNFTRP, from the coding sequence ATGTCCCGACCTGCCCTGACCGCCGCGCTGCTCGCTTCTCTGGCCCTGTCCGGCACGGCGCTGCTGGGCCACGCGCAGGCCGGGGGCGGGGGGGGCCGCGCCCCCGAGGTCTGCCGCGCCGATTACGTGCGCCCCAGTTTCACGCGCCTGGAGGCCGATCTCGCCTCGGCGCGCGCCCGTTGGGCCGCCCAGCACATCCGGGCCTACAGCTACGACTTCTCGCAGGTGGCGGCCCCGGCGCGCTTCCCGGCCGTGCGGGTCACGGTGCGCCCCGGCGCGGCCCCGGTCACGGCCGTGCTGCCCGGCGAGGAAGGTGAGCCGGCAGCGCAGGCGGGCGTGACCGTCGAGGCCCGTTTCAGGCAGGTGGCGCAGGCCCTGGTCTCGTGGCGCGGCCAGCCGTGCCCGGAGGTGCGCGTCACCTACGACCGGGCGACCGGCGTGCCGCAGAGCTTCTATGGCGGCAGCGGCCTGGCGAACATCGCCGACGGCTTCGGCGAGTGGCGCATGACGAACTTCACCCGGCCCTGA
- the ribF gene encoding riboflavin biosynthesis protein RibF, translating into MKTFVSPDQRPDTETVVAIGSFDGVHLGHQALLAQLRTRAREFRVPSVVYTFDPPTRVLTQGVEFLSTLPEKLELLARYGVDETVAVPFTTEFASRPKEAFLDDLRVLRPRVIVVGEDFHFGRGRAGGLEDLREVAPRVVVLPMHQLGGDDIKSTRIRELLRAGDVEGTSRLLGRHYGAQGVVVQGDRLGRTIGYPTANIRVPQGKALPLGVFAVMALGDPNRGEGERRWPGMANVGWRPTVEGRELRFEVHLFDFAGDLYGQELQIKFFNRLRGEQKFGGLEELKAQLARDAEQARALLAGLG; encoded by the coding sequence GTGAAGACCTTCGTCTCGCCGGACCAGCGGCCCGACACCGAAACCGTGGTCGCCATCGGCAGTTTCGACGGCGTACACCTGGGGCACCAGGCACTGCTGGCGCAGCTGCGCACCCGCGCGCGCGAGTTCCGGGTGCCCAGCGTGGTCTACACCTTCGACCCGCCGACCCGCGTGCTGACCCAGGGCGTGGAATTCCTCTCGACGCTGCCCGAGAAGCTCGAACTGCTCGCGCGCTACGGCGTGGACGAGACGGTGGCCGTGCCCTTCACCACCGAGTTCGCCTCGCGGCCCAAGGAGGCCTTTCTGGACGACCTGCGGGTGCTGCGCCCGCGCGTGATCGTGGTGGGCGAGGACTTCCACTTCGGGCGCGGCCGGGCGGGCGGCCTGGAGGACCTGCGGGAGGTCGCGCCGCGCGTGGTCGTCCTGCCGATGCACCAGCTCGGCGGCGACGACATCAAAAGCACCCGCATTCGGGAGCTGCTGCGCGCCGGAGACGTCGAGGGCACCTCGCGCCTGCTGGGGCGGCACTACGGCGCGCAGGGCGTGGTCGTGCAGGGCGACCGCCTGGGGCGCACCATCGGCTACCCGACCGCCAACATCCGCGTGCCGCAGGGCAAGGCGCTGCCGCTGGGGGTCTTCGCGGTGATGGCGCTGGGCGACCCCAACCGGGGCGAGGGCGAGCGCCGCTGGCCCGGCATGGCGAACGTGGGCTGGCGGCCCACCGTCGAGGGCCGTGAGCTGCGTTTCGAGGTCCACCTGTTCGATTTCGCGGGCGACCTGTACGGTCAGGAACTCCAGATCAAGTTTTTCAACCGGCTGCGCGGCGAGCAGAAGTTCGGCGGGCTGGAGGAACTCAAGGCCCAGCTCGCCCGCGACGCCGAACAGGCCCGCGCGCTGCTGGCGGGCCTGGGCTAG
- a CDS encoding NUDIX domain-containing protein, translated as MASADTETIYEGKILTVERMEGRWEVVRHQPAVAVLVLNGQGEMLLVRQARPAIGAHTVEAPAGLIDEGETPEQAARRELQEEAGFDGELTLLTRFFTSPGFCDEELHVFRARNLRESKLPQDEGEDLEVLWMTPQALLDGLREGALVSSGPSVAAALYGVLALGGQAQ; from the coding sequence ATGGCGAGTGCGGACACGGAGACCATCTACGAAGGCAAGATCCTGACGGTCGAGCGGATGGAGGGCAGGTGGGAGGTCGTGCGGCATCAGCCGGCGGTGGCGGTGCTCGTCCTGAACGGTCAGGGCGAGATGCTGCTCGTGCGTCAGGCCCGACCGGCCATCGGCGCGCACACGGTCGAGGCCCCCGCCGGACTGATCGACGAGGGCGAGACCCCCGAGCAGGCCGCGCGGCGCGAGTTGCAGGAGGAAGCGGGCTTCGACGGTGAGCTGACGCTGCTCACGCGCTTTTTCACGTCGCCGGGCTTCTGCGACGAGGAACTGCACGTGTTCCGCGCCCGCAACCTGCGCGAGAGCAAGCTGCCCCAGGACGAGGGCGAGGACCTGGAGGTGCTGTGGATGACGCCCCAGGCGCTGCTGGACGGCCTGCGCGAAGGCGCCCTGGTCAGCAGCGGCCCCAGCGTGGCGGCGGCCCTGTACGGCGTGCTGGCACTGGGTGGGCAGGCGCAGTGA
- a CDS encoding deoxyguanosinetriphosphate triphosphohydrolase, whose amino-acid sequence MLTRADLEAREAATLAPWATLSRDSRGRTYPEAESATRTAFQKDRDRVLHTTAFRRLEAKTQVFLNAAGQGDHYRTRLTHTLEVQQVARSVALSLGLNETLAETVALAHDLGHPPFGHAGERVLNGLMAGHGGFDHNAQACRIVTRLEDRYPDFPGLNLTLDTLDGLNKHERAGIGMPSLEAQVVDAADALAYTAHDLDDGLRSGLIVPGQLAGLSLWDELRGRTGLSGEVERDRRTLHRELLGWLLMDLTRASDAAIAASGVRSPGEVRALPARVVTYSAPVYAQLREMKGFLRENLYRHWQVERQVEQATRVTEGLFRAFVARPSMLPPRPRARAEACGLERAVCDHIAGMTDRYALETWRSVAAPA is encoded by the coding sequence ATGCTGACGCGCGCCGACCTCGAAGCCCGCGAGGCGGCCACCCTCGCCCCCTGGGCCACCTTGAGCCGCGACTCGCGGGGCCGCACCTACCCCGAGGCCGAGAGCGCGACCCGCACCGCCTTCCAGAAAGACCGCGACCGCGTGCTGCACACCACCGCCTTCCGGCGCCTGGAGGCCAAGACCCAGGTGTTCCTGAACGCGGCCGGGCAGGGCGACCACTACCGCACCCGCCTGACCCACACGCTGGAGGTGCAGCAGGTGGCGCGCTCGGTGGCCCTGAGCCTGGGCCTGAACGAGACCCTGGCCGAGACGGTGGCCCTGGCCCACGACCTGGGGCACCCTCCCTTCGGGCACGCGGGCGAGCGCGTCCTGAACGGCCTGATGGCCGGGCACGGGGGCTTCGACCACAACGCCCAGGCCTGCCGCATCGTGACCCGGCTGGAGGACCGCTACCCGGACTTTCCGGGCCTGAACCTGACCCTGGATACCCTCGACGGCCTGAACAAGCACGAGCGCGCGGGCATCGGGATGCCGAGCTTGGAGGCGCAGGTCGTGGACGCCGCCGACGCGCTGGCCTACACCGCCCACGACCTCGACGACGGGTTGCGCAGCGGCCTGATCGTGCCGGGGCAGCTCGCGGGCCTGAGCCTGTGGGACGAGCTGCGCGGGCGCACCGGCCTGAGCGGCGAGGTCGAGCGCGACCGCCGGACCCTTCACCGCGAGCTGCTGGGCTGGCTCCTGATGGACCTGACGCGCGCCAGCGACGCCGCCATCGCCGCGAGCGGCGTGCGCTCGCCGGGCGAGGTGCGCGCCCTGCCCGCCCGCGTCGTGACCTACAGCGCGCCGGTCTACGCGCAACTGCGCGAGATGAAGGGGTTCCTGCGCGAGAACCTGTACCGCCACTGGCAGGTCGAGCGGCAGGTCGAGCAGGCCACCCGCGTTACCGAGGGGCTGTTCCGGGCCTTCGTCGCGCGGCCGTCCATGCTGCCGCCCCGGCCCCGCGCCCGCGCCGAGGCGTGCGGCCTGGAGCGCGCCGTGTGCGACCACATCGCGGGCATGACCGACCGCTACGCCCTGGAGACCTGGCGCAGCGTGGCCGCCCCCGCCTGA